The Mytilus edulis chromosome 5, xbMytEdul2.2, whole genome shotgun sequence genomic interval TACAGGCGGATGTGCTTAAAATAATTCTACAAAAcctgttttattttcattaatttatttactATAATCTATCGATTCTGGTCTATATATATACTGACACAACTAGTCTCTTTGTATTCCCTTTTTTTTCATCTTGGAACTATATATCTTCGAATAATGTCACACTGTATTTAGATGCATTTGTTTAGGCGCAGGATCGGATTCTTCATGCAGGGCATATTATATCTTGAAATCGCTCGATCTGAACTCTTTATCAGTATTAACCTATAATATCCGCTGTTGTCTCATTGTTTGCTGGTGCTAACAACATGAATAAGGTTTGAATACATATCTATTGGGATGTTTTGTATATAGATCTCCAGCTTTCCTGGCGGTATCTCATATAATTGAATAGGAAGTGCTCTTCTTCACATTCGCAGTATGGCGTAAGGGAATGACCTATCTGATGGCGTTATTTATTTAATGTATTGTAGCCTGTTCTTAATTCTGAAATGATTCTTCCTAAAACTGAATTGGAAAATTAAGTAGATGGACCTTaccaacaatcatgacaatataaGGTACTAATTCTTGTAGTTGTCTCTCACTTCCACTTCTAGTCCAATTATTTTGCTATTTAAGCGAGGATGTGTCGACATCCTAGCTACACTAATCACATCTGACATTGTTATGAAGTTGTACTAGCCATTTAGATGGTCCCAGTAGCTTGGTGCTCTCGTCAGCATCAAATATGCACCTGCCTTGCAGGTATCCTCTTGCTCTATAAGTTTGCTATTTACTTTTGTCACTTTTATCTTGTCGATGGCCTATCGTTCATATGTATCATTGTTTGTAAGATACTCCTATAGTTCACTCGCGATGTTCCAGAGTACAAGTTTATAGATATCTTTATTTTAATCCTAAAATTGAAGCGATGTTCCGCTAGAACAAGTTTATAGATATCTTGATTTCAATCCTATATAGTTGGAGCGCTCTTCCGCTTGTACAAGTTTATAGATATCTTGATTTCAATCCTATTGTTGAAGTGCTGTTCCGTTTGTACAAGTTAATCGAGAAGTTAATAGATGTCTAGATTTCAAACCTATAGTTGAAGCGCGATGTTCCGCTAGTCTTTTTTTGTAGTTTCCTCCTAGGATGAGtgcaattttatcaaataaatatcctTAGGCGGGATATTTtttatcaatctaattaaaaaccgatctctcatcgctcctgtttctgatatgtcgcgtgggagatctaacgaaacccgctttgaggtcacatgtgagtgacctcgtaggtgtgtctttttcgaccaatgaaattgagtcttccacgatcttggaagtttaacgtaaggcaaagggatgtaactcattttatttacgacgaaatcgtcagtcataataattcataaacttttttgattgtcttattaataggtcgtcaacttatttgcatatctttataaattcatgacttttagttcactcacatgtgacctcaaagccggtttcgttagatctcccacgcgacatatcagaaacaggagcgacgagagatcggtttttaattagattgatttttggaaaatgacgcagtcattgttccataactgccgacctgatttctctgcctaccgcgcttggtttcgtatttactaatttcaatacaaactggaatgtgcttgtgttccttatcattatgcatgagcattgtgtagtaatcagccaggaaccagtttacaaactaactggtttctgtttgtattccactacagtcgaacaaagtgttgtagtttgacaggaaccagtccagaattttgtaaactacaaaacgtaatcggttattatcattccgttttggtgtttcataccgacttatatggtttgaataagcttaagacccttcaaacattaatgtgataggtatattaaagactgttttacaaaaggatgaaactgttttgctttaaaagtcgtactatagtgatatatgttatgtacggatttccactctcaccggttaatttcttcttttacacgtgcttttgaaacttcctgtttaaacagaatacagaattaaacatcgcaagttttaaaattgttttttgagtgaattaaacttattttaacaatcacgaagcgttcgggaatcatttcaagcagtttcttcttctctttgatgatggaaaataggttttctcaagaaaataccgcaaacgatcgcagaggaattgaaacgtacaagtcaagtcggcacctggttaaattgacTTCAAGTCAAATacgcacctatttgacgtcaattcggcttccaataatatttattataatattttctattcaattaataaataactgttaccaagtacatagtgaatattaggtaaacaacgaaaccaaagtgaatatgttgttgtgtataaaagtaaacaacgaagctattgttttaaccattagacaattattaaaattaaatggaaaactatgagtccctttcaataaatcaaactttcatgccaaataattagcaaatttaaggtggttttttttcagtaatgtttaaacagcattaaacaaacaatcctgtaaaagactcaactggttaaataatgcataaaaatatccaatatctcatgtattagtccaaataataatgacgtctgacaaggctattttatttttttctgggacgccttcctaagacattcgtaggaaggcttcccagaataaaatttaaaaagccttgccagacgtaataattattttgactactcatatatatcattaaaaatacaccaaaaaattcatgtagttgagaaaaataaatacatacaaaatgtacatgaacatccaaaaaagtgaaagttagtattaactctttttgctttaaaaatttacaactgcatttaagtattgaatgctttttttttgtaaattcattgaggtgtaaaagcgttgaccgaagtactttttgtatgaagcgcgtaagCGTAAGCGctacattctaaaaatgtgcaaacGGTCAAtgcttttgcaaccctatgaggttacaaaaagaaacattcaatacttataattactttttttagctaggatcatgaaaacacgaattttataacttttttattcaattcatctgtgcactttattgtgttatcatgaatgaaaagttttattgagtgatgcaataacatgtgatgtgcagttagtattataatgaaacatatatcaaatgtaattataacaaaatacattacgttgtaagagttatctccccaaacactgtttttcttgtggccacctctccttcgtaaccgtaaaagattttattttaccaaattgctcgttacatattaaggataagaatattcgtttgaaccatagctctatggggactccatatgagagttattccccctttttcatttgattcaagcgatatgcattttcaactggtaaaccataactgatagagacctagggtattcatgaggtcattggtacttaaaatgaaaatgaggtcaatgtcaaaggtcaaggtcatattataaattttgattttggcttattttcacttcttttcaaataccgtatgaaattttgacaaataattttacatgtccttacttgtatattttggttgaaaggctgcgcatacaataaaagggagtttttgtccatcttacatttaaaattacgcgtcaagtggtagtactcattaaccaaacatattaaagacctaggatattttgattcaaggtccatggtttgtgaccttgaaattgaggtcaaggtcataggttaataggacgtctTAAAGCCATAagaaactaacattttaaactgatttttcatatttcaatataaaaatagatcttttctagtggaaagacttcaattgttctctgaacaatttgtttttaatttacttcatattttgtgggagaagggggttcagactatgtggtatcaggtctgtttgcgcccaatacactttcgcacctcgcacgttcacacccaaggtccgttcgcactctactcattcgcgcccaattttaattcaaattcaagttgaataattggaaaatcatgattgttgttttaaattgctttggtgtaaatactgaatgtatttatagcttggtatgagtaaaacattgaagattttaaaggaaaacacaaaagataattgtttttaagccctttgatctgaaacaataaaatataggaaccaaaatatagcaatccactattataaccaaaacatgataaaattaaacacacagaaaaaaatttagtcagaatctcacttcattatgaaagaggtcaatgaaacaaagtatagcaatacactgaccaaaacatgattaagagttattcaacgctaaataaaacgttgacaaaataccactttatttagaaaggattattattatctttaacaatacgctatccaaaacatgattaagatttattcaacacaaaaaaaaaatgctgtctcactttattttgagacaatgacaacaattatacttataagaaaacacttgcttacagagttattaaacacaaaaccaattaagattagttacgaacatgtagggtgtgaaagtgaaagggggcgaacatgagttggcgcaaacgtgaatgggcgcgaacggacctggattcagcctatgtaccagtgagaaatatagaagcctttctacggtatttatttgtacaattcaggtagtcttgacctattcatttgtcttaaaaaaaaaccagccagttggcaccttcacttcacacacacacatgtacgaatatcaattatatgcttacgagacatgttgcattgttaaactaattacggtatgtgaaaatcaagacttacataaaaactatcccaatattagagacagtggcgtcatttttcttcagagctttcagctctttgatttatgCCCCACTGCGATAgtagaaaggcattatgtttttaGGTATGTGCGTcggttcgtttgtccgtctgtcccgtgtcaggttaaagtttttggacaAGGTCgtctttgatgaagttgaagtccaaccaacttgaaactgTGTACACATGTACCCATTGAGATGATGTTTCTGACTAGATGCCAAATTAAGTTTTGACTCAAATCACATCTCAAAATCAACCGACTTTTTCCACGTCATTATCTATGCAAGTCATATCTTGTATAACAAGGTAATTGTTTAGAAAAATGAGAAGGCGAATGATCCAGAATCAGTTTTGTCAACACAATCTGTTTATAGTCTGGTATCAGTTTTAATCAAGGGAATTACGAAGAATGAACATAGTCATACTGACCAGAATAAACTCTTGAGTGTTTTTTACGTAAAAGTAATAATCCATTATTTGGAACCTTGGACGTTGAATATATATTGTGTCCGTTAATGCTTTAGAGACGTCCCTACATGCAAGTGAGTGAAGATCGTTAATTAGTAGTGTTTTTTCTTTGCTTACTTCGGCACCTagtagttttttttctattctcaAGATAAAAGACTTCAAAAGTATGCTGATCTCGGCAGAAAATTTATACAAAAGTGACATTGTCTGTTTAGCTTTTTCCTGTGAAAGACATTAGGAGCTtctaataattttattatgtcaAGAGTTTTCATTCTGTACTCCTCGTCATTCTAATTATATTATTTCGGAATATTAATGCTGTACTCCGCATCAGTCCAGTTTTATTATTTCAGAGTTTTCATTCTGTACTCCTCGGCATTCCAATTATTCTATTTCAGACTTATTAATGCTGTACTCCGTGTCAGTCTAGTTTGATCATTTCAGAGTTCCATTCTGAATTCTTCGCCAATCCAATTTCATTACTAGTATTTCAGAGTTTTAATGCTGTACTCCTCGTCAGTCCAGTCCTATTATTTCTGTTACTTTATGTTGTATTTCTCGTCACTCTTGTAAGCACTTTATTGATCATATGATATTCTCCTTTGTactttaattatttatattttagtatttttatgCTGTACTCCTCGTCAGGCATCGTTTACTGTTTCTACATGTTCAACATCACCAGAAGAAATCTTCTCCATCAAAGAATGTAAGTACTGTTTTCAAACTTTCTGTCTGCATcgtctttttgaatatttttctctcgCATGTAGTGCTATTATTGCCAATGGAGCAACAATCCACCAAATACCAAAGAGACAAGGATGTGAACATATAATCGGTTTGTGCACACTGTGGATGTTACCCAcatagatatcagaagatgtggtatgagtgccaaagaaacaactctctcatccaagtcaccgaaggtctaatctataaaaaaaaatatatatgtctggGTTTATATTCGTTTTTTTAGCCAGTGTGTGCGTGTTGCGTAAATGTGGTTTATTATACTTCTTGATAACAGAATTTACGCGTGTTTCTAAAATATCTTGGTTTGTTTTCTTTACAACAGCTGGTATGTGCATGTTCCGGGAATGTCTAGGAGGGGCAAGAAATCTAATGCTTCGGATGAGCAATAACGAAGACGAAGATGTAGCGTTTTTCTCACGTTCTATGACATGTACACGTGGGTGTTGTGGTTCTGCCTGTTGTCCACCTAATATGGGCATAAATTCTCCTCCATATATCAGGATAGGAACTATACAGGAAAGGTAAAGTGTCATTTTAAATAAGTCAACTCATCCGCCCATAAAACTGAATATTCGTGATAATTATTTCAACTGTTAAATGATCATAATGGGGTTTCTATTTGTTCTGATACAGATAAATATGTTATGATGACATAGATAaaggaaaatttattaaaatgtgtATTGTGTCCCTTACGGAAGTCACTGTTGTGTCGTTTTCCATGTCATAATTGCTTTACATCGCGGTGCGAAGCTATTAGTTTCATTCGATAATCACGCCAGGTTGAAATTATTACTTAACAAATAAGTGGGAATATGTCCCAGATAGAATATATTGAATCCGGAAAATAAGTAATAAACTTACAGTATATGTATTTAAGGATACCCGAGCAACAATAATTAATTCATGCTGACATAATGTATGATAATGCGAAGCACTCAATACCTTTTATGAAGGTTTAAATTGTAAATACGTAAATTTGGCTAGAATATTAGAatggttcttttttttaatattttttatggttttttttcgccGTGGTTATACAATTGTATGCACTTATATTACAGAGTAAAATGTTGCTACCCGAGCTTTGATGCTATGAATTATAAAGACAATGAAAACTTGCTTACATACCATACTGACTGTTGTTACATAAAAACTTGTGGACTCTGTTTTGATCTAGAAATAACTGTAAGTATGTAGTTCTTGGAAAACCAGGTTCACTTCATTTTTGATGTTAAAATGACTTAGCTATGAGTGatgcatgaaatttggtatactGTAATGTTAAAATATCTGCATATAACGTGCATTGCAAGTAAATATTTGACCTCATTCAATCCGTATTCcttcaatttaacattttaacctatagtatgatatcaaacagacctagaaaattgaattgcacgagttcgctatctatttatatttttatgttggGTTACATGACCGTTGGTGGTCTTCCGAGGTCTCCTCGAAGGTTAATACGATTGAACCTATGTactgtttattgtttgtttttgactttttat includes:
- the LOC139524668 gene encoding phospholipid scramblase 1-like, which codes for MAYVVPETFQPCKGARKELPPGLKELAMLSEVQISRNVNFFELFLCCTPRQASFTVSTCSTSPEEIFSIKESGMCMFRECLGGARNLMLRMSNNEDEDVAFFSRSMTCTRGCCGSACCPPNMGINSPPYIRIGTIQERVKCCYPSFDAMNYKDNENLLTYHTDCCYIKTCGLCFDLEITVHDATTEECVAKIIKKSKSDCREWFNLKNDFIVEYLTDLDIVKRLMVIGACLLADFNNFEHDRRYCC